In Kwoniella newhampshirensis strain CBS 13917 chromosome 2, whole genome shotgun sequence, one DNA window encodes the following:
- a CDS encoding dihydropteroate synthase, whose product MSSSDRITITSLSVHLANGLGPSAFSLTPPPPCPILLSLNINLRPGSVHATSEGDSMSGLGVNYSAVSKAIYALASDPKKTWSEPWTLLRDVAAVPLELDDVESVDVKLESPRALLQALSAVYEVRIDKSRNEEGRKATIKDMKVACIIGLHPHERKEKQRLESDVTVQGCDWGEWSHKGFADEVYEFVSDSSYGTIESLNHELGRHLCRSHYLSPTSSLEITIRKPSAIPFATPGITIHRTALDYPSLLTSTSAEAGPSSATTSPTTTEAERVFIAVGSNIGDRVGHISRAIKLLGEGGCAFVSSSRLYESEPMYVENQDRFVNGVMEVKTSLQPMDVLRLLKRTEKAVGRTKTFTNGPRVIDLDLIFYGSELVRIGSREDQEDEDGVKWLECPHASLGEREFVLRPLADIAPDLKHPALGRTIRNMLESLPKSDPPALQPIIPFTHPARPIRLSIPATPHIMAIFNATPDSFSDGDPSRTDAAYAVQACKGLVDSPFPPAILDIGGMSTRPKSEPCTEEEELARVVPLIRAIRGSSEPRLATIPISIDTYRPLVARAAVEAGANCINDVRGGREDGMLEIMAELDVPVVLMHSRGDSTSMTTAELQDYTSFGGVVKGVQAELAETVEKALKAGVKKWNIILDPGLGFAKSHEDNLRLLKHLPEIIIPGSKLEGYPILVGGSRKGFVGKVIGREVASERGFGDAALNSWCMASEVVDILRVHEPREAGEVVRMGLAIRDLKED is encoded by the exons atgtcttcttccgacCGAATCACCATAACCTCACTCTCTGTGCATCTAGCTAACGGACTAGGTCCGTCCGCATTCTCATTGACGCCTCCGCCTCCATGTCctatcctcctctccctcaatATCAATCTTCGACCTGGATCTGTCCACGCCACATCCGAAGGTGACTCGATGTCAGGCTTAGGAGTCAACTATTCCGCCGTGTCCAAAGCTATCTACGCCTTAGCTTCTGATCCTAAGAAGACTTGGTCAGAGCCGTGGACTTTGTTGAGAGATGTCGCTGCTGTTCCCTTGGAATTGGATGATGTCGAAAGTGTAGATGTCAAACTGGAATCACCAAGAGCGCTCTTACAAGCCCTCTCGGCGGTATACGAAGTGCGAATAGATAAAAGCAGGAATGAAGAGGGCAGGAAGGCGACGATAAAAGATATGAAAGTCGCCTGCATCATAGGACTACATCCGCATGAGCGAAAGGAGAAACAGAGGTTGGAGTCGGATGTCACTGTACAAGGGTGTGATTGGGGAGAATGGAGTCACAAAGGCTTCGCAGATGAGGTGTACGAG TTCGTGTCAGATTCATCTTATGGTACCATCGAGTCGCTCAATCACGAATTAGGACGACATCTGTGTCGGAGTCACTACCTTTCCccaacatcatctctcGAAATAACGATCAGGAAACCATCTGCAATCCCCTTCGCTACTCCCGGAATAACAATTCATCGCACGGCGCTCGACTATCCCTCGCTCCTCACGTCCACCTCGGCGGAAGCTggaccttcttctgcgaCTACCAGCCCTACGACAACGGAGGCAGAAAGAGTGTTCATAGCTGTCGGCTCAAACATCGGAGATCGAGTGGGACACATTTCTCGAGCTATAAAGCTGTTGGGGGAAGGCGGCTGTGCCTTCGTGAGCTCGAGTAGGCTGTATGAGAGCGAGCCGATGTATGTCGAAAATCAGGATAGGTTCGTGAACGGTGTcatggag GTCAAGACATCGCTGCAACCGATGGATGTCCTGCGGCTGCTGAAGCGTACCGAGAAAGCAGTCGGACGAACAAAGACCTTCACAAACGGACCACGAGTTATCGATCTTGATTTGATCTTTTATGGTAGTGAACTTGTTCGGATAGGTAGTAGAGAAGACcaggaagacgaagatggtgtGAAGTGGTTGGAATGCCCTCATGCAAGTCTAGGGGAGCGAGAATTTGTGCTTCGACCTCTGGCGGA CATTGCGCCTGATTTGAAACATCCTGCACTGGGCCGTACGATCCGAAATATGCTCGAGTCTCTGCCCAAATCAGATCCCCCTGCTCTCCAACCCATCATTCCTTTCACTCATCCGGCTCGACCCATCCGGCTCAGTATACCGGCCACACCTCATATTATGGCTATCTTCAACGCTACCCCTGATTCCTTCTCGGATGGGGATCCATCACGTACTGATGCTGCGTATGCTGTCCAAGCGTGCAAAGGACTTGTGGACAGTCCGTTCCCCCCAGCGATACTCGACATCGGCGGTATGTCCACACGACCGAAATCTGAACCATGtaccgaagaagaagaacttGCTCGGGTCGTTCCCCTCATCAGAGCCATTCGGGGGTCTTCTGAACCTCGATTGGCCACAATACCCATATCGATCGATACATATCGACCGCTAGTCGCTCGTGCTGCGGTCGAAGCAGGAGCCAATTGCATCAATGATGTCCGTggcggaagagaggacGGCATGTTAGAAATAATGGCAGAGCTGGACGTTCCTGTTGTGCTTATGCACTCCAGAGGAGATTCGACAAGTATGACCACTGCCGAGCTACAAGATTACACATCATTCGGAGGTGTCGTGAAAGGCGTACAGGCGGAGCTGGCGGAAACGGTGGAGAAGGCGTTGAAAGCTGGAGTGAAAAAGTGGAATATCATCCTAGATCCAGGTTTGGGATTTGCCAAATCTCACGAAGACAATCTACGTCTTCTCAAGCACTTGCCGGAGATCATAATTCCCGGATCGAAGCTGGAAGGTTATCCGATATTGGTGGGAGGAAGCAGGAAAGGGTTTGTGGGCAAAGTGATTGGTAGGGAAGTGGCCAGTGAACGAGGCTTCGGAGACGCAGCGTTGAACTCTTGGTGCATGGCGAGCGAGGTGGTAGATATTCTTAGAGTACATGAGCCGAGGGAAGCCGGCGAGGTGGTGAGAATGGGTCTCGCTATCAGGGATCTCAAAGAAGACTAA
- a CDS encoding dephospho-CoA kinase has protein sequence MLVVGLTGGIASGKSTVSSHLSNHHHIPIIDADLLAREVVQPGTSGYSLVLSHFGPDRILLPDGVNLDRAAIGDIVFHDAEERRWLNGVIHPRVRREMVRRVVRYWLKGEWCVIVDVPLLIEAGLWKWVGEIVVVYVNERLQLSRLLARTSNPPLTQAQASARIASQSPLSTKLTYATSVIDNSGTLTDLTAQIDRVVAKWRVQQGGSTGWWWRICWLLPPVGLAAGGLCLLARLWRGKKGERRRGRGEVERKDDSGERIELKELRGGRRRGTGSSISITDDD, from the exons ATGTtag TCGTCGGTCTGACAGGCGGTATTGCCTCTG GCAAATCAACGGTCTCTTCCCATTTATCCAACCATCACCATATCCCTATAATCGATGCGGATCTCCTCGCTCGCGAAGTCGTCCAACCCGGAACCTCAGGATAttccctcgtcctctcccaTTTCGGCCCCGACCGGATCCTACTCCCCGACGGGGTCAACCTGGATCGAGCAGCAATCGGGGACATAGTGTTCCACGATGCGGAGGAGAGACGATGGTTGAATGGCGTGATACATCCCCGCgtgaggagggagatggtgaggagaGTCGTGAGATATTGGTTGAAAGGGGAATGGTGTGTGATTGTCGATGTACCGTTGTTGATCGAGGCGGGGCTGTGGAAATGGGTTGGAGAGATTGTCGTTGTCTACGT TAACGAACGACTACAACTATCCCGATTACTCGCTCGAACCTCCAACCCACCATTGACACAAGCACAAGCCTCTGCCCGAATCGCGTCCCAGTCACCGCTGTCCACCAAACTGACCTACGCGACCTCCGTCATCGACAATTCCGGCACGCTCACCGACCTCACCGCTCAAATAGACAGGGTGGTCGCCAAATGGAGGGTCCAACAAGGCGGTTCTACCggttggtggtggaggataTGCTGGTTGCTCCCGCCCGTCGGACTTGCTGCGGGAGGACTGTGTCTCCTGGCGAGGCtgtggagggggaagaaaggtgaaAGACGCAGAGGTagaggagaggtggagaggaaggatgattcaggggagaggatcgaattgaaggagttgagaggcgggaggagaagagggactGGATCAAGTATCAGTATCACAGATGACGATTAG